Proteins found in one Cataglyphis hispanica isolate Lineage 1 chromosome 15, ULB_Chis1_1.0, whole genome shotgun sequence genomic segment:
- the LOC126855230 gene encoding sphingosine kinase 2-like: MVESKHHRRTMEDNVPGNSSAVLEEIFYVTSRKNTYYKVRLTEKGLSLHKEHNGTAKTETIALGDIIGCRCMRSKRRNAGSCVCRPGASKSQLKLVESGEIHQQQQYDENDTSAYLYIYAYTLKKMRMKGAMRRERMTITLRFRSFDKYEDNLREASRWRLAIKCLVANVPVPKNLMSPSHGNLETLIGACPGENRKLLVLLNPKSGPGRGRETFQKRIHPILSEAERSYEIHITKCPNYAREFVRTRDIYQWSGLLMVGGDGIVFEVVNGLFQRPDWEKALRELPLGVIPCGSGNGLAKSIAYAKEEPYDRNPLLISALSAVKCKRTPMDLVRIETRNQILFSFLSVGWGLLADIDIESERLRAIGGQRFTVWSLARLIGLRTYKGKVSYLPCNKVSPLENGKIYCKDYPTENILSHSRSYGDELDRYCTTPESKSYYDAFGESSINELNDDNDVITENLALETQIDRRNRLGSFYSAVSAKSTYFSTGSANSSYHSIGENDSTEIDTENICKNQIMYGPPSTLPALTTQLSDSWTTVQGEFVMVHAAYQTHLGQDYFFAPRARLADGVIWLLIVKAGITRSNLVQFLLGLSSGTHVTCPGVDMIPVKAFRIEPIEGTNGHIAVDGEEVDYGPLQAEIFPSLASVMTP; the protein is encoded by the exons ATGGTCGAGAGCAAGCATCACCGGCGAACGATGGAGGACAACGTACCGGGAAACTCGAGCGCCGTCCTCGAGGAGATCTTTTACGTGACGTCGAGGAAAAACACATATTACAAAGTCCGGCTAACGGAGAAGGGCCTGAGTCTGCACAAGGAGCACAACGGCACCGCCAAGACCGAGACTATCGCTCTCGGAGACATAATCGGATGCAGGTGTATGCGCTCGAAGCGCAGGAACGCGGGAAGCTGCGTCTGCCGACCGGGCGCGTCCAAGTCGCAACTCAAGCTGGTCGAATCCGGCGAGATTCACCAGCAGCAACAGTACGACGAGAACGACACCTCGGCCTATCTCTACATATACGCGTACACGCTGAAAAAGATGCGGATGAAGGGCGCGATGAGACGCGAACGCATGACCATCACTCTGCGCTTCCGTAGTTTTGACAAGTACGAGGACAACTTGCGCGAGGCCAGCAGGTGGCGGCTGGCGATTAAATGTCTAGTCGCCAACGTGCCGGTGCCCAAGAATCTGATGAGCCCCAGCCACGGCAATCTGGAAACATTGATAGGGG CATGTCCGGGGGAGAATCGGAAACTTTTGGTCTTGTTGAATCCGAAGTCAGGACCCGGCAGGGGCAGGGAAACCTTCCAGAAGAGGATCCATCCGATTCTATCGGAGGCGGAGAGATCCTACGAGATTCACATCACCAAGTGTCCCAATTATGCCCGCGAGTTCGTACGCACGAGAGATATCTATCAGTGGTCCGGCTTGCTGATGGTCGGCGGCGATGGGATCGTCTTCGAAGTGGTAAACGGACTCTTTCAGAGGCCCGATTGGGAGAAGGCTTTACGTGAATTACCCCTCGGAGTAATACCATGCGGTTCCGGCAACGGATTAGCCAAGTCCATCGCTTATGCTAAAGA AGAACCGTACGATCGTAATCCCTTGCTTATCAGCGCGTTATCGGCGGTCAAGTGCAAGAGAACACCGATGGACCTCGTACGTATAGAGACTAGGAATCAgattcttttctcatttttatcggTGGGTTGGGGTCTGCTGGCCGATATTGACATCGAGAGTGAACGATTGCGCGCCATCGGAGGCCAAAGATTCACCGTATGGAGCTTGGCACGTCTAATAGGACTAAGGACGTATAAGGGCAAAGTATCATATCTACCCTGCAACAAGGTTTCCCCGTTAGAAAAcggtaaaatatattgcaaggACTATCCTACGGAGAATATATTGTCGCATTCGAGAAGTTACGGCGATGAATTGGACAG gTATTGTACTACACCAGAATCAAAGAGCTACTACGATGCCTTCGGTGAATCATCCATAAACGAATTAAATGATGATAACGATGTGATAACTGAGAATTTGGCTCTTGAGACACAAATCGATAGAAGAAACAGACTAGGCAGCTTTTATTCCGCTGTATCGGCGAAATCAACCTACTTTAGCACAGGCTCGGCTAATTCGAGTTATCACAGCATTGGCGAGAATGATAGCACGGAGATTG ATACGGAAAACATTTGTAAGAACCAAATTATGTATGGACCACCGTCTACGCTTCCAGCGTTGACTACACAACTCTCAGATTCCTGGACAACGGTGCAAG GAGAATTCGTAATGGTACATGCGGCCTATCAAACGCATTTGGGAcaggattatttttttgcaccaCGTGCTAGGCTGGCAGACGGAGTTATTTGGCTTTTAATAGTTAAAGCCGGTATCACACGGTCTAACTTGGTTCAA TTTTTACTAGGCCTAAGTAGCGGGACTCATGTGACTTGTCCTGGTGTTGATATGATACCGGTAAAGGCATTCCGGATAGAACCTATAGAAGGAACGAATGGACACATAGCCGTAGACGGCGAGGAAGTTGATTACGGACCGTTGCAAGCAGAAATATTCCCTTCTCTAGCATCGGTGATGACACCTTGA
- the LOC126855227 gene encoding protein sel-1 homolog 1, with the protein MKSNGGAVFLLFLAFLSLALCTESENGSKKRGDITRQKSNSKEETEEETAVEDMENAFERLHELSVLRDTILKLVPASDPIYEKISKQVGRKDEESKTETLESSSKETLENPSGIQTNVWTKTMIAKTEEQDLSINERQFDDEDVESWENQELFDMIEEEIQEPLSPEQRTAEQLFENAQNILNAMRANKSEGYELLIGAAKLGHREARSILAWARLLGSRLGPASLRVSIDDIPSIFEIFKELADTGLPSAHMGMGFLYATGIGGVNASQGKALLHYTVAALGGDTRAQMVMGYRHWAGVTTPASCERALDFYRKVAKKVAEEVSLSGGPVVQRVRLLDEHENPGYSSGIFDQDLIEYYQLLAKKGDTQAQVGLGQLHYQGGRGVPLDHERAVQYFQHAADAGNPVAMAFLGKIYLEGSEIVKQNNETAYKYFKKAAELGNPVGQSGLGLMYLYGMGVERNTAKALQYFSQAAEQGWVDGQLQLGNMYFSGTGVRRDYKLANKYFSLASQSGHVLAYYNLAQMHATGTGMMRSCPTAVELMKNVAERGKWSDQLMMAHNDYRDGRINEAFLNYALFSEMGYEVAQSNAAFILDKGETDVLSEEEGLVRALALWARAAAQGYSAAQVKLGDAHYYGRGTKIDYEAAAGHYRSASEQQHNAQAMFNLGYMHERGLGLAKDRHLAKRCYDLAADASPDARIPVALALIKLSFLFGLDYLQEFSLVDQLDKWDQLLGQNWDLYLIGFLTGMLSLIIYFRRPQPPPPPRPPVN; encoded by the exons ATGAAGTCCAACGGGGGCGCCGTGTTCCTGCTGTTCCTAGCGTTCTTGTCACTTGCGTTGTGCACGGAATCGGAGAATGGCTCGAAGAAGCGCGGCGATATTACGCGTCAAAAGTCAAATTCAAAGGAGGAGACGGAGGAGGAGACCGCCGTCGAAGACATGGAGAATGCCTTCGAGCGTCTGCACGAGCTGAGCGTTTTGCGCGATACGATATTGAAGCTGGTACCGGCATCTGATCCAATTTACGAAAAGATTAGCAAGCAGGTTGGCAGGAAGGACGAAGAGAGCAAGACGGAGACCTTGGAAAGTTCTAGCAAGGAGACCTTGGAAAATCCTTCGGGAATTCAAACTAATGTATGGACGAAGACTATGATAGCCAAGACGGAGGAACAGGATCTAAGTATAAATGAGAGACAGTTTGATGATGAGGATGTGGAATCCTGGGAAAATCAAGAACTGTTTGATATGATCGAGGAAGAGATTCAAGAACCGTTGTCGCCGGAACAAAGGACAG ccGAGCAGTTATTTGAGAATGCACAGAATATCTTAAATGCAATGCGTGCTAACAAGTCTGAGGGTTATGAATTGCTCATCGGAGCAGCTAAGTTGGGTCATCGAGAAGCCAGATCTATATTGGCATGGGCAAGATTACTTGGATCTCGTTTGGGTCCTGCGTCTCTGCGAGTATCTATTGACGATATACCtagtatatttgaaatattcaaagaGCTTGCAGACACCGGACTTCCATCTGCTCATATG GGAATGGGATTTTTATATGCGACTGGTATTGGTGGCGTTAATGCGTCTCAAGGAAAAGCTTTACTTCATTATACTGTTGCTGCTCTTGGTGGAGATACTCGGGCTCAAATGGTTATGGGATATCGCCATTGGGCAGGAGTAACAACACCAGCGTCTTGCGAGAGAGCTCTGGATTTTTACCGAAAAGTGGCGAAGAAAGTCGCGGAGGAAGTATCGTTAAGTGGCGGCCCGGTAGTCCAACGTGTTCGATTATTAGACGAACACGAAAATCCGGGATACAGTTCCGGAATCTTCGATCAggatttaatagaatattatcagTTGTTAGCCAAGAAGGGTGATACTCAGGCGCAAGTCGGACTAGGTCAGCTTCATTATCAAGGAGGCAGAGGAGTTCCTTTAGATCATGAAAGGGCTGTACAATACTTTCAACATGCTGCTGATGCTGGCAATCCAGTCGCTATGGCTTTCCTTGGAAAG atttaCTTAGAAGGAAGTGAAATCGtcaaacaaaataatgaaacagcatataaatatttcaagaaagcTGCAGAATTAGGCAATCCAGTAGGTCAAAGTGGATTGGGTCTGATGTACTTATATGGAATGGGAGTAGAAAGAAATACTGCTAAAGCGTTGCAATATTTCAGTCAAGCTGCAGAACAAGGCTGGGTTGATGGACAACTGCAATTGGGCAATATGTATTTTA gcGGTACAGGTGTCAGACGAGATTACAAAttggcaaataaatatttcagctTAGCCAGTCAATCTGGTCATGTACTGGCATATTACAATCTCGCTCAGATGCACGCCACTGGTACTGGAATGATGAGAAGTTGTCCGACAGCTGtagaattaatgaaaaacgTTGCCGAAAGAGGAAAATGGAGCGATCAATTGATGATGGCGCATAATGATTATAGAGACGGCAGAATAAACGAAGCCTTTCTGAATTACGCTCTATTTTCCGAAATGGGTTACGAGGTCGCACAAAGTAATGCGGCGTTTATTTTGGATAAAGGAGAGACGGATGTTCTATCAGAAGAAGAAGGTTTAGTTAGAGCTTTGGCGCTGTGGGCGCGAGCTGCCGCGCAAGGATATTCTGCGGCACAA gTAAAACTCGGCGATGCGCATTACTACGGCAGAGGAACGAAAATCGATTATGAGGCCGCTGCGGGTCACTATCGTTCAGCATCCGAGCAACAGCACAACGCTCAGGCCATGTTCAATTTGGGATACATGCACGAACGTGGTCTAGGTTTAGCAAAAGATCGTCATTTAGCTAAGCGATGTTACGATTTAGCCGCGGATGCTAGCCCTGATGCCCGAATACCTGTAGCGCTAGCCTTGATCAAACTTTCCTTCCTATTTGGCCTCGATTATTTGCAGGAATTCAGTTTGGTCGATCAATTGGATAAGTGGGATCAATTGCTGGGACAAAATTGGGATCTATATCTTATCGGATTTCTCACAGGAATGCTCAGTCTTATTATATACTTCCGCAGACCGCAACCACCTCCCCCACCGAGACCTCCTgttaactaa
- the LOC126855240 gene encoding golgin subfamily A member 4 — MIRRKKRGNEKPERKEKKVRKKFLDEHETLSYEQQILDNNKQLSRLRSRNEELEHEVKVLTKKFEQLKEDQSDVIAHLERNLEAKIEESRELSERLLALEELRKQEQAEYKKKESEMEFEYRTMENNLSAEVKLAAGKLNALEDWRLARLDLMNKFEIQEEQIAKQEELHKTTLYETEKSLIIAKAKMQKEMEERLKQLAQEFKEATNIRIANVMRNTVRRNIALNHELNTMLKVCEDLESQSAECKDNDRMHRLQSELFEMGAKIAINDAMRQKDVMHELAREHIDTILEYGRVQRENARFKNYEILLSEHKMSYEASEQKIKILERQLQETKKARQKVLSEVRIKCEEFKKLEETLKEAKQCVLEALQLQEDVCTSDICASCGVDTKQKLIYSLQNILEKNDNFDVIKDDNS, encoded by the exons atgattagaagaaagaagagaggaaaTGAGAAACcggaaaggaaagaaaagaaagtgcGGAAAAAGTTTTTGGACGAACACGAAACATTGTCCTATGAACAGCAAATTCTAGACAACAATAAGCAATTGTCACG gcTACGAAGTCGAAATGAAGAACTCGAACACGAGGTAAAAGTTCTAACGAAGAAATTCGAGCAGTTGAAGGAGGATCAATCTGACGTCATAGCACACTTGGAACGAAACTTGGAGGCAAAGATAGAAGAATCTCGAGAGCTGAGCGAACGTTTATTGGCTTTGGAGGAATTGCGAAAGCAAGAACAAGCCgagtataagaaaaaagaaagcgaGATGGAGTTTGAATATCGTACTATGGAGAATAATTTAAGCGCGGAGGTGAAACTCGCAG ccGGAAAGTTGAATGCTTTAGAAGATTGGAGATTAGCCCGCTTAGATCTAATGAACAAGTTCGAGATACAAGAGGAGCAAATCGCGAAACAAGAAGAGTTGCACAAAACGACACTCTACGAAACGGAGAAATCACTTATTATTGCAAAGGCTAA AATGCAAAAAGAGATGGAAGAACGGTTAAAGCAGCTCGCTCAGGAATTTAAAGAGGCGACGAATATCCGCATAGCGAACGTAATGCGGAACACGGTCAGGAGAAATATCGCGTTGAATCACGAACTGAACACGATGCTGAAGGTCTGCGAAGACCTGGAATCGCAGAGCGCGGAGTGCAAAGATAATGATCGCATGCACAGATTACAATCCGAATTATTCGAGATGGGAGCGAAAATCGCGATAAACGACGCAATGAGACAAAAGGATGTGATGCACGAGCTTGCCAGGGAACACATAGACACGATCCTCGAGTACGGGCGAGTGCAACGAGAAAACGCTAGATtcaaaaattacgaaatattgCTAAGCGAACACAAGATGAGTTACGAAGCGTCGGAGCAGAAGATAAAGATCCTCGAGCGACAATTGCAAGAAACGAAAAAAGCCAGACAGAAAGTTCTGTCGGAAGTGCGCATTAAATGCGAGGAGTTCAAAAAATTGGAAGAGACTCTGAAGGAAGCCAAACAATGCGTCCTGGAAGCGTTACAG ttgCAAGAAGATGTCTGCACGAGCGACATTTGCGCTTCATGTGGCGTCGATACAAAACAGAAGCTTATTTATTCGCTTCAAAATATCCTGGAAAAGAATGATAATTTCGATGTAATCAAAGACGATAATTCATAG
- the LOC126855244 gene encoding PI-PLC X domain-containing protein 3, giving the protein MERESITMGETGGMAAILNNDLEFWMTRLPAPLKDISIIHLAIPGSHDTMTYTIEKRNDVGPDEPAFIRTLGRYCSFIAKPIILNWSITQRDDVKQQLNGGIRYLDLRVATKPESKDVYFLHGLYGSEISKPLLDVADWLTSHANEIIILDFQHFYGFMDDDHHRFIERIYQIFREKLCPVSSTFDHITLRWLVANRYQMFVIYRNVYAHNYANLWPSDLWHTVWPNTVRVDELIDFLNIELQNRSLDIAFVSQCLLTPDTSYVLKHLCGTLQRDLVPLCQKAILSWINQKRPGHGGLNIVIADFVSDSNFLFSKTVIQSNTKLLSNSESFLD; this is encoded by the exons ATGGAACGTGAAAGTATCACAATGGGTGAAACCGGCGGGATGGCCgcaattttgaataatgatCTGGAGTTTTGGATGACACGACTTCCGGCACCGCTCAaggatatatctataatacatCTGGCGATACCCG gTTCTCATGACACCATGACTTATACGATTGAAAAACGCAACGACGTGGGACCGGACGAACCAGCCTTCATTCGTACGCTCGGCCGTTACTGCTCCTTCATTGCCAAGCCCATTATTCTAAATTGGTCTATTACACAACGCGACGATGTCAAGCAGCAGCTCAACGGCGGAATCCGATATCTCGATTTGCGTGTCGCTACGAAACCAGAAAGCAAGGACGTATACTTCCTTCACGGTTTGTATGGCTCGGAGATTAGCAAGCCGCTTCTGGATGTTGCCGATTGGCTTACCTCGCACGCGAATGAGATCATCATTCTCGACTTTCAACACTTCTACGGCTTCATGGACGATGATCATCATCGTTTCATAGAGAGGATATATCAGATCTTCCGCGAGAAATTGTGCCCGGTTTCCTCTACATTCGATCACATAACGCTGAGATGGCTCGTCGCGAATCGATATCAAATGTTTGTGATTTACAGGAACGTTTACGCGCACAATTACGCGAACCTATGGCCATCCGATCTCTGGCATACCGTGTGGCCCAACACTGTCCGCGTGGACGAACTGATCGATTTCTTGAATATCGAGCTGCAGAACAGATCCTTGGACATCGCATTCGTATCGCAATGCCTATTGACGCCGGATACTTCTTACGTTTTAAAACATTTGTGCGGTACTTTGCAAAGGGATCTGGTGCCCCTCTGTCAGAAGGCGATTCTCTCTTGGATAAATCAGAAACGACCTGGCCACGGCGGACTGAATATAGTTATAGCGGACTTCGTATCAGACAGCAACTTTCTATTTTCCAAAACTGTAATTCAGAGCAATACAAAACTCCTGTCCAATTCTGAAAGTTTTTTAGACTAA
- the LOC126855218 gene encoding PAT complex subunit CCDC47-like isoform X2, with protein MKLWIVIAHIVLVATNLWVTAHFQEEIPEDNEFAEFEDFEEEKPSLPIERVSESIQEEDQDFEDDEVLVADGDSEFDHFQDEEEFEGLDVAGSNAGPKTDEPSTLTITKVPLHLRDRWDSFYLEILMITGLLVYFINYIVGRSRNARIAEQWLIDHKQLLLDNFSLVGHSSKSGDNANDNDLMKESESQYSLYCSGRVGCDSMLIELKLIKRQDLVAVLAQLVRPQNDQAHIHIELSKDEIDNFVLAVATKRTAMHLVRDMADISVYCPEKRPGEKFGLPSGFYVMSEIAETTSAILDTRVLQTFSKFASYIDYIHISDQFSGRKQQEDTTQLTMPEVKRVLLMGLNISLKGRTCNAETQERLKLLLQLAFYLIDKLRRFKLSKESKNKADKNRLKVEEAFLKTTHAARAEAAALRREERRRAEKEKILQEEDPDKQRKWEEKEQRRLAKKRAPRMKQLKVKAL; from the exons ATGAAATTGTGGATTGTGATAGCGCACATCGTATTAGTAGCTACTAATTTATGGGTTACAGCGCATTTTCAGGAAGAAATACCTGAAGACAATGAATTTGCCGAGTTTGAAGACTTCGAGGAGGAAAAGCCAAGTCTACCGATTGAACGTGTATCAGAATCGATACAAGAAGAAGACCAGGATTTTGAGGACGATGAGGTCTTAGTGGCAGATGGAGACAGTGAATTTGATCACTTCCAAGATGAGGAAGAGTTTGAAGGGCTGGATGTTGCAGGAAGCAACGCTGGTCCAAAAACTGATGAACCTTCCACATTGACCATTACAAAAGTCCCGTTACATCTGCGAGATAGATGGGATAgcttttatttagaaatattaatgatcaCTGGACTGCTggtatactttataaattatatagtaggACGTTCGAGGAATGCCCGTATAGCCGAGCAATGGCTAATAGATCATAAGCAACTTTTGTTAGataatttctctcttgttGGTCATTCAAGTAAATCAGGTGATAACGCCAACGACAATGATTTAATGAAAGAGAGCGAATCACAGTATAGTTTATACTGTTCAGGACGTGTCGGATGCGATTCAATGCTCAtcgaattgaaattaataaagaggCAAGATTTAGTCGCTGTATTAGCTCAGTTAGTACGTCCGCAAAATGATCAAGCTCACATACATATAGAGCTCTCAAAGGACGAAATAGACAATTTTGTTTTAGCAGTTGCTACAAAACGAACAGCAATGCACTTGGTGCGCGATATGGCTGACATTAGTGTTTATTGCCCGGAAAAACGACCTGGGGAAAAATTCGGTCTTCCATCAGGTTTTTATGTAATGTCCGAGATTGCAGAAACGACGTCAGCTATCTTGGACACCAGAGTTCTGCAAACCTTCTCAAAATTTGCAtcttatatagattatattcatattagtGATCAATTCAGTGGACGCAAACAACAAGA AGATACTACTCAATTAACGATGCCTGAAGTAAAAAGGGTATTGTTGATGGGCCTGAATATAAGTCTTAAGGGTCGCACGTGTAACGCGGAAACTCAGGAGAGACTCAAACTTCTACTTCAActtgctttttatttaatcgataaaCTGCGACGTTTCAAGTTATCTAAAGAG AGTAAAAATAAGGCGGATAAAAACAGACTCAAAGTGGAAGAGGCCTTCCTGAAAACGACACATGCCGCAAGGGCCGAAGCCGCGGCGCTAAGACGGGAAGAGCGTCGGAGAgccgagaaagagaaaattctcCAAGAGGAGGATCCCGATAAACAAAGGAAATGGGAAGAAAAGGAACAACGAAGATTGGCGAAAAAACGTGCTCCCAGAATGAAGCAACTTAAGGTGAAAGCTTTATGA
- the LOC126855228 gene encoding kinesin-like protein KIF3B produces MEKSDNQQRTWKKKSMMKSTPNTEVVATQCVKVVVRCRPMDEREIARNYSRVVDVIPSRGVVEVRHPRDDPSSETVKVFTFDAVYDWNSTQQELYEETVRPLVSSVLDGFNGTIFAYGQTGTGKTYTMEGSKMDHERRGIIPRSFEHIFNHIGRSENMQYLVRASYLEIYQEEIRDLLHPDQSLRFELKEKPDIGVYVKDLSTAVCKSAAEIQHLMNMGNQNRTIGATNMNEHSSRSHAIFLITIEMGSIGDCGGIRVGRLNLVDLAGSERQSKTGSSGERLKEASKINLSLSALGNVISALVDGKTTHVPYRDSKLTRLLQDSLGGNSKTIMVANIGPASYNYDETLTTLRYASRAKNIKNKPRINEDPKDALLRQYQEEIGRLKEKLAQKGGTQRKKKKSKRKKEDDAIDSDSEADDNSRGEDNKVTETDKKLIAEQLKAEKQETENLVQRIKDLESKMLCGGKNIIDHTNEQQRALEQKAAEIAERKRREVEMQQKLEDEELTMVGVRETYTTLQQEVDVKSRKLRKCFTKLQALKQELEDVTSDYNRDRRDLEQEQHELMKELKLKYLIIENFIPEEEKTKILSRIHLDEEEDCWVMKDPEPSSIDIIKRPTSVPGARRPVSEYARIALAMGRGCRYAGENILNLDLDMPARTTLDYQGPAIAPTIQAVLEEALRDEGDIDVDASSTKLRTKTRLQSARVRPKSVTKMQQIPAPVYPKTRGLVPK; encoded by the coding sequence ATGGAGAAATCCGACAATCAGCAGAGGAcctggaaaaagaaaagtatgaTGAAATCGACTCCTAACACCGAAGTGGTGGCAACGCAATGCGTAAAAGTGGTCGTACGATGCCGGCCGATGGACGAGCGGGAGATCGCGCGCAATTATAGCCGTGTCGTCGACGTAATCCCGTCCAGAGGTGTCGTCGAAGTACGGCATCCCCGCGACGATCCGTCCAGCGAGACAGTCAAGGTATTCACCTTCGACGCGGTGTATGACTGGAACTCCACCCAGCAGGAGCTATATGAGGAGACGGTCAGGCCACTGGTGTCCTCGGTACTCGATGGCTTCAACGGCACTATATTCGCCTATGGGCAAACCGGCACCGGCAAGACGTATACGATGGAAGGCTCGAAGATGGATCACGAGAGACGCGGTATCATCCCGCGTTCCTTCGAGCACATATTTAATCACATCGGCCGATCCGAAAACATGCAGTATCTGGTAAGGGCCAGCTATCTGGAGATCTATCAGGAGGAGATACGCGATCTACTGCATCCGGATCAGAGTTTGCGCTTCGAGCTGAAAGAGAAACCGGACATCGGGGTGTACGTCAAGGATCTATCGACCGCCGTCTGTAAAAGTGCGGCGGAGATACAGCATCTGATGAACATGGGTAATCAGAACAGAACGATCGGTGCGACGAATATGAATGAGCACAGTTCGCGGTCGCACGCGATTTTCCTCATCACAATCGAAATGGGCAGCATCGGTGATTGCGGCGGTATCAGAGTTGGACGTTTGAATCTTGTTGATCTCGCCGGCAGCGAAAGACAAAGCAAAACCGGTTCCTCAGGGGAGAGATTAAAGGAGGCAAGCAAGATCAATCTGAGTTTGTCGGCTTTGGGTAATGTGATCTCGGCCCTAGTGGACGGTAAAACGACGCACGTGCCATATCGAGATTCTAAACTTACAAGACTACTACAGGACTCGTTAGGTGGTAATTCGAAAACAATTATGGTCGCAAACATCGGCCCTGCCAGTTATAACTATGATGAAACTCTGACGACTTTGCGGTATGCCAGCCGTGCTaagaatattaagaataagCCTAGAATAAACGAAGATCCAAAGGATGCTTTACTGAGGCAATATCAGGAAGAGATAGGTCGATTGAAGGAAAAACTCGCGCAAAAGGGTGGAACGCaacgaaagaagaagaagtcgaagagaaagaaagaggacgATGCAATAGATTCGGACTCTGAGGCGGATGATAATAGTCGCGGTGAAGACAATAAGGTAACCGAAACTGATAAGAAACTCATAGCGGAACAGTTGAAGGCTGAGAAGCAGGAGACCGAGAATCTCGTGCAGAGAATAAAAGACCTGGAGAGCAAAATGCTCTGTGGCGGCAAAAACATAATCGATCACACAAACGAGCAGCAAAGAGCACTGGAGCAAAAAGCGGCCGAAATCGCGGAACGTAAGAGACGAGAGGTCGAAATGCAGCAGAAGCTGGAGGATGAGGAATTGACGATGGTTGGCGTGAGAGAAACGTACACCACATTGCAGCAGGAGGTAGATGTCAAGTCTAGAAAGTTGCGCAAGTGTTTCACCAAACTGCAGGCCCTGAAACAAGAACTGGAAGATGTGACTAGTGACTATAACCGAGACAGACGGGATTTGGAGCAGGAGCAACACGAACTGATGAAGGAGCTCAAGCTCAAATATCTCATAATCGAGAATTTTATCCCCGAGGAAGAGAAGACCAAGATCCTATCGAGAATTCACTTGGACGAGGAGGAGGACTGCTGGGTGATGAAGGATCCTGAACCATCAAGCATAGACATCATCAAGCGACCTACTTCCGTACCAGGTGCGCGCAGACCCGTCTCGGAGTACGCGCGGATCGCTCTCGCGATGGGACGTGGATGTCGTTACGCGGGCGAGAACATTCTCAACTTGGATCTTGACATGCCTGCGCGAACAACATTGGATTATCAAGGACCTGCGATCGCTCCGACGATTCAAGCCGTTCTCGAGGAGGCTCTACGCGACGAGGGCGATATAGACGTTGACGCATCGAGCACAAAGTTGAGAACCAAGACGCGCTTGCAGTCGGCGCGAGTCAGGCCGAAGAGCGTTACCAAGATGCAACAGATTCCGGCGCCGGTTTACCCCAAAACGAGAGGCCTCGTACCGAAGTAA